From the genome of Candidatus Nitrosocosmicus oleophilus, one region includes:
- a CDS encoding sulfurtransferase — translation MNTVINGESLLDLTRRQHSDLVLVDTRSFAEYAQGHIPGAINIDLMHFHWFDTSKMGILQYEKQMGLLLNYLGINPSSRVVFYDNISGPTASRGVWLLNYFSHLDSFILDGGFENWSKLKYPVEIKTNQYSHSAFNFYTNRAILADLEYVKDCVDKNSQDVIIVDCRSQAEYNGTVARAFHRGHIPKSVNVEWSNNLHNEKFLEFDALVRLYSFISKETEVITYCQGGYRAANTYLALKQLGYPKVRMYLGSWGNGVIILRFQLN, via the coding sequence TTGAACACCGTTATAAATGGTGAATCTTTACTTGACTTAACCCGGCGTCAACACTCTGATTTAGTGCTTGTCGATACCAGATCATTTGCTGAGTATGCGCAGGGTCATATTCCTGGTGCCATTAATATCGATTTGATGCATTTCCATTGGTTTGATACTTCTAAAATGGGAATTTTGCAATATGAAAAACAAATGGGTTTACTATTAAATTATCTGGGCATTAATCCATCAAGTAGGGTTGTTTTTTATGATAATATTTCCGGTCCGACCGCTTCTCGGGGTGTTTGGCTATTAAATTATTTCTCTCATCTTGATTCATTTATCTTAGACGGCGGATTTGAAAACTGGTCAAAACTTAAATATCCAGTAGAAATAAAGACAAACCAATATTCACATTCTGCTTTCAATTTTTATACGAATAGGGCGATATTAGCTGATTTAGAATATGTAAAAGACTGTGTAGACAAAAATTCACAGGATGTGATAATTGTTGACTGCCGTTCCCAGGCTGAGTACAACGGAACTGTTGCTCGTGCTTTTCACAGGGGACATATACCTAAATCCGTTAATGTTGAGTGGTCAAACAATCTTCACAATGAGAAATTCTTGGAATTTGACGCCTTGGTTAGGTTGTATTCCTTTATATCAAAAGAAACAGAAGTTATAACATATTGTCAAGGTGGTTACCGAGCTGCAAATACTTATCTCGCTCTTAAACAACTTGGATATCCAAAAGTAAGAATGTACCTAGGTTCTTGGGGGAATGGGGTAATAATCCTACGCTTCCAGTTGAATTGA
- a CDS encoding DUF504 domain-containing protein, translating to MPKKGILEEIISKALYADDASSYLVTYRDYKDYKIITLSDFILISENFQTIPASRITKIELKGRLLYKKN from the coding sequence ATGCCTAAGAAAGGTATATTAGAAGAAATTATCAGTAAAGCTCTCTATGCAGATGATGCATCTTCGTATCTAGTAACATATAGAGATTACAAAGATTATAAAATAATTACATTGTCAGATTTCATCTTAATTTCTGAAAATTTTCAAACAATACCCGCTTCAAGGATAACAAAAATTGAACTAAAGGGACGATTATTATATAAAAAAAATTAA
- a CDS encoding ParA family protein, protein MTHCIAIHSYKGGTGKTTIAANTAALLVKMGKKVAILDLDVYAPSLHNYFKINPKKWINDFLDNNADIYESIIDMTEILFKDDQKQSNFTGKLYTGFSNPSRDAIFKFEMGNGTDYWKKQFRKLVFLREQIITKLDTDYIIIDTSPGIRHWSINALSIADKLILTMKMDDLDIEGTKKLLFEIYTTFVRFGAISYILLNRISGYCIPATTHDSNLEENQDHKKVLEELHAVTGANSLSPLPCYCDIQFSPREFLTVINNPNHPFSLKLRSIISEMTNNA, encoded by the coding sequence ATGACTCACTGTATAGCAATACATTCCTATAAGGGAGGCACTGGTAAGACCACAATAGCTGCTAATACCGCAGCATTACTTGTAAAAATGGGGAAAAAGGTTGCCATACTGGATCTAGACGTCTATGCACCCAGCTTACATAATTATTTTAAGATAAATCCAAAAAAATGGATAAACGACTTTTTGGATAATAATGCAGATATTTATGAATCGATAATTGATATGACTGAAATTCTTTTTAAAGATGATCAAAAGCAGAGCAATTTTACAGGGAAACTCTATACTGGATTCTCTAATCCTAGCAGAGACGCGATATTTAAATTTGAAATGGGTAATGGAACAGACTATTGGAAAAAACAGTTTAGGAAATTAGTTTTTCTTCGAGAACAAATTATTACCAAGCTCGATACAGATTACATCATTATTGATACGAGTCCAGGAATAAGACATTGGTCCATTAATGCCCTGTCAATAGCTGATAAGTTAATACTTACTATGAAAATGGATGATTTAGACATTGAAGGAACAAAAAAACTATTGTTTGAAATTTATACAACATTTGTACGATTTGGTGCTATTTCTTATATATTGTTAAATAGGATATCAGGATATTGTATTCCGGCCACTACACACGATTCTAATCTTGAAGAAAACCAAGATCATAAGAAAGTTTTGGAAGAACTTCATGCCGTTACGGGTGCAAACTCTCTTTCCCCACTACCATGTTATTGCGACATACAATTTAGTCCTAGAGAGTTTTTGACAGTAATTAACAATCCAAATCATCCATTTTCTTTAAAATTAAGAAGCATCATAAGCGAAATGACAAATAATGCGTAG